The following are from one region of the Silene latifolia isolate original U9 population chromosome 9, ASM4854445v1, whole genome shotgun sequence genome:
- the LOC141598812 gene encoding uncharacterized protein LOC141598812 translates to MEGVKEKILVHSLGSEKYDQLPEYYQLTRLEQHRPCSRTEFHLVDLKTNEIHLHYAPSLLRYAVPSSMVAVDDFIYVFGGTRHISESESEKLKLFQPLYQKKVFFGGSCLQLSFDQSNTGEWYPAPFPAENRIYPSCTTLFDKIYVFGDKYLAPEVFDPAVGQWKRLFPPSHLVGCRISPYALPDPSGSRVLMHLSDGQLPSPTIYAFIPNDNSSGGDWKPVPVDAQGWTHVAAVVDNVIYFHSHKFPSVLRAFDLASGAWLKVHWETRFDDGLDMNQIRMHFDAMFSLGNKILCLAVWTPIYDLSPLPETADPCEIIFRKFRVEQSDATVKLVPLPTLSFKLPATCKVYEFLPV, encoded by the coding sequence ATGGAAGGAGTGAAGGAAAAGATACTAGTACACTCACTAGGAAGTGAAAAATACGATCAATTACCTGAATACTATCAATTAACTCGGTTAGAACAACATAGACCCTGTAGTCGTACAGAATTTCACTTGGTAGATCTAAAGACCAATGAAATACATCTGCATTACGCACCTTCACTGCTCCGATATGCTGTACCGAGTTCTATGGTGGCTGTCGATGATTTCATCTATGTCTTCGGCGGTACACGTCATatatctgaatctgaatctgaaaaGTTGAAATTATTCCAACCCTTGTACCAAAAGAAAGTCTTCTTTGGCGGTTCTTGTCTTCAGTTGAGTTTTGATCAATCTAACACGGGGGAGTGGTACCCAGCTCCATTTCCAGCCGAGAATCGCATTTACCCTTCATGCACTACCCTTTTTGACAAGATATACGTTTTTGGAGATAAATACCTTGCACCTGAGGTTTTTGATCCCGCTGTTGGCCAGTGGAAACGACTATTTCCACCTTCTCACCTTGTTGGCTGTAGAATATCTCCTTATGCGCTCCCAGACCCTTCAGGCAGTCGCGTTCTTATGCACTTGTCAGATGGTCAGCTTCCATCGCCTACCATTTATGCTTTCATACCTAACGACAATTCTAGTGGTGGAGATTGGAAACCCGTCCCCGTTGATGCCCAAGGTTGGACACATGTTGCTGCTGTTGTCGATAACGTTATATACTTTCATAGCCATAAATTTCCTTCTGTTCTTCGTGCTTTTGATTTAGCAAGTGGAGCATGGTTGAAAGTCCACTGGGAAACAAGGTTTGACGATGGTCTTGATATGAATCAGATAAGAATGCATTTTGATGCTATGTTCTCTTTGGGCAACAAGATTTTGTGCTTGGCTGTTTGGACACCAATATATGACCTTTCGCCTCTTCCCGAGACCGCTGATCCGTGCGAAATTATCTTTCGGAAGTTCAGAGTTGAGCAAAGTGATGCAACCGTAAAACTAGTTCCCCTACCCACCCTCTCATTCAAGCTTCCAGCCACTTGCAAAGTGTATGAGTTTCTCCCTGTTTAA